Proteins encoded in a region of the Bacteroidota bacterium genome:
- a CDS encoding rhomboid family intramembrane serine protease, translating into MTILYIIIALTVLISIWGFNRRDIFDKLRFSPYSIKHNREGWRFFTYAFLHADWVHLFINMFVLYSFGDVVLAYFTYFFGIKGFLYFVLLYLGGILFSVVVDFGRNKDNAYYTAVGASGAVSAIVFASIMVYPTGSIYLFFIPIPIPSAVFGILYLVYSAYMARRGKDNIGHNAHFWGAIFGILFIVATRPVIVLEFIQKISDYLL; encoded by the coding sequence ATGACCATATTATATATCATCATCGCTTTAACTGTTTTAATATCCATATGGGGTTTTAACCGAAGGGATATTTTTGACAAACTTCGATTTAGTCCTTATTCCATCAAGCACAACCGGGAAGGCTGGAGATTCTTTACGTATGCCTTTCTTCATGCCGACTGGGTGCATTTGTTCATAAACATGTTTGTACTGTATTCATTCGGAGATGTAGTATTGGCCTATTTTACGTATTTTTTCGGGATTAAGGGATTTCTGTATTTTGTCCTTCTCTATCTTGGAGGGATATTGTTTTCTGTCGTTGTGGATTTCGGAAGAAATAAGGATAACGCTTACTACACTGCTGTAGGTGCCTCAGGGGCTGTATCTGCGATAGTGTTTGCAAGTATAATGGTTTATCCAACCGGATCCATTTACCTGTTTTTTATTCCCATTCCAATACCATCTGCTGTTTTCGGGATATTATACCTGGTTTACTCAGCGTATATGGCCCGAAGAGGAAAGGATAATATCGGGCATAATGCCCACTTCTGGGGTGCAATTTTCGGCATCCTGTTTATTGTGGCCACCAGGCCAGTTATCGTTTTGGAATTCATTCAAAAAATATCCGATTACCTGTTATGA
- a CDS encoding transketolase family protein — translation MKTFTVLDHKDTRSGFGDALLELGKRNPRVVALCADLTGSVKMDKFAGAFPDRFFQVGIAEANMMGVAAGLAVGGMIPFTGTFANFSTGRVYDQIRQSIAYSGKNVKICASHAGLTLGEDGASHQILEDIGLMKMLPGMTVINPCDYNQTYQATLAIADYEGPVYLRFGRPKMPNFIPADMPFTIGKAILLREGVDVTIFATGHLVWKALEASVLLSAQGIEAEVINIHTIKPLDEEAILESIRKTRCAVTAEEHEINGGLGDSIAQLLVRKMPAPVEMIAVMDTFGESGKPEELLAKYKLDTPDIVTAAQKVLNRK, via the coding sequence ATGAAGACTTTTACAGTTCTGGATCACAAAGATACCCGTTCGGGTTTTGGAGATGCACTGCTTGAACTGGGCAAACGTAACCCCAGGGTTGTGGCACTGTGCGCCGATCTCACCGGTTCCGTCAAGATGGATAAGTTTGCAGGGGCTTTTCCCGATCGGTTTTTCCAGGTTGGGATAGCCGAAGCCAATATGATGGGGGTTGCTGCCGGCCTTGCCGTGGGTGGGATGATACCGTTTACCGGGACTTTTGCTAATTTTTCCACAGGGCGTGTTTACGATCAGATCCGGCAGTCTATAGCATACTCCGGAAAAAATGTCAAGATTTGTGCATCCCATGCCGGCCTCACCCTGGGTGAAGACGGGGCCTCCCACCAGATACTGGAAGATATCGGGCTGATGAAGATGCTTCCGGGCATGACCGTGATCAATCCCTGCGATTATAACCAGACATATCAGGCCACCCTGGCCATAGCCGATTACGAAGGCCCGGTATATCTGCGCTTTGGCCGGCCTAAAATGCCGAATTTTATTCCTGCCGATATGCCGTTCACCATCGGGAAAGCCATACTCCTCAGGGAAGGAGTCGATGTCACTATTTTTGCTACCGGTCATTTGGTGTGGAAAGCCCTTGAAGCATCCGTATTGCTTTCAGCTCAGGGTATAGAAGCTGAGGTGATCAATATCCACACCATTAAACCCCTCGATGAGGAGGCCATCCTGGAAAGTATTCGGAAAACACGCTGTGCCGTGACCGCAGAAGAACATGAGATTAACGGCGGACTGGGCGACAGTATAGCACAATTGCTGGTTAGAAAAATGCCGGCACCGGTTGAAATGATAGCCGTTATGGACACGTTTGGAGAGAGCGGAAAACCAGAGGAACTCCTTGCAAAATACAAACTCGATACACCGGATATTGTTACGGCTGCCCAGAAAGTACTGAATAGAAAATAA
- a CDS encoding shikimate kinase yields MRVFLIGFMGAGKTTIGRRLASRLNYDFYDTDLYFEEKYHYSIQNFFAHFGEEKFREMERDILHEVISITQNAVISTGGGTPCFYGNMDVMKNSGLTVYLRMKQGALKHRLEHSKRRRPGLDTLNEPELIAYIEKLMSFREKFYESAHISVDGENCKIDDMVVLIENAIDGFTGDPGK; encoded by the coding sequence ATGAGAGTATTTCTTATCGGTTTTATGGGGGCGGGAAAAACGACCATAGGAAGACGGCTGGCTTCCAGGTTGAATTATGACTTCTACGACACCGATCTTTATTTCGAAGAAAAATACCACTATTCGATTCAAAACTTCTTCGCTCATTTTGGAGAGGAAAAATTCCGTGAGATGGAGAGGGACATTCTCCATGAAGTGATCAGTATTACACAAAATGCGGTGATTTCCACCGGCGGGGGAACCCCATGTTTTTATGGCAATATGGATGTTATGAAAAACAGTGGATTAACCGTTTATCTGCGGATGAAACAGGGTGCCCTCAAACATCGTCTGGAACATTCCAAAAGGCGCCGACCCGGTCTGGATACTCTTAATGAACCTGAATTGATCGCTTATATCGAAAAACTGATGTCTTTCAGGGAAAAATTCTACGAGTCAGCCCATATTTCTGTAGATGGGGAAAACTGTAAAATTGATGATATGGTGGTATTGATTGAAAATGCTATCGATGGCTTTACCGGTGACCCAGGAAAGTGA
- a CDS encoding transketolase yields the protein MRSVKELQDLATQVRRDIIRMTNRAKSGHPGGSLGCADYFVALYFDIMKHNPGFSMSGEGEDVFILSNGHISPAFYSVLARSGYFEVPELGTFRHIGSRLQGHPSVQEKLPGVRIATGSLGQGLSVAVGVALSKKLKNDNRLVYCLTGDGELQEGQIWEAAMFAAAKKVDNLIVAVDYNEKQIDGPIDEVLSLGDLKAKWLSFGWDVLEMNGNDMNDILGTMKIAHSIVNNGKPIVILMKTEMGYGVDFMTGTHHWHGVPPNDEQAEKALAQLEETLGDF from the coding sequence ATGCGTTCTGTTAAGGAATTACAGGATCTTGCCACACAGGTCAGGCGGGATATCATACGGATGACAAACCGGGCAAAATCAGGGCATCCGGGAGGATCTCTCGGGTGTGCCGATTATTTTGTTGCTCTTTACTTTGATATCATGAAGCATAATCCCGGATTTTCCATGAGCGGGGAAGGGGAGGATGTTTTTATCCTGTCAAATGGCCATATCTCACCTGCTTTTTATAGTGTGCTGGCACGGAGCGGGTATTTTGAAGTGCCGGAACTGGGAACGTTCCGACATATTGGGTCAAGATTGCAGGGCCATCCTTCGGTGCAGGAAAAACTGCCGGGAGTGAGGATAGCTACGGGTTCCCTGGGGCAGGGATTATCGGTAGCCGTTGGGGTAGCTCTTTCCAAGAAACTAAAAAATGATAATCGGCTTGTATATTGTCTCACCGGTGACGGGGAGCTCCAGGAAGGCCAGATATGGGAAGCAGCCATGTTTGCTGCTGCCAAAAAGGTTGATAATCTCATCGTGGCTGTCGATTATAACGAAAAGCAAATCGACGGACCAATTGATGAGGTGTTGTCTCTTGGTGATCTTAAAGCTAAATGGTTGTCGTTCGGATGGGATGTACTCGAAATGAACGGGAACGACATGAACGATATCCTGGGAACAATGAAAATAGCGCATTCCATTGTTAATAATGGAAAACCCATTGTAATCCTGATGAAGACAGAGATGGGGTATGGAGTGGATTTTATGACCGGGACCCATCACTGGCATGGCGTTCCGCCTAACGATGAACAGGCCGAAAAAGCTCTTGCCCAGCTGGAAGAAACCCTGGGTGACTTTTAA
- a CDS encoding VWA domain-containing protein: MKRICKIGLIVLLLLGSGTAMSQEPQFQNQTPPVTRIIFVFDFSQSMFGLWQSDQKINIARKLLSKVLDSLKTKNNVELALRAYGHLKEYPPQDCDDTRLEVPFGKNNHEQIKSRLRNIEPRGTTPIAYALQKAGDDFPPCDNCRNVVVLITDGIEECGGDPCAVSQELQRKGIILKPFIIGIGRNFEIEFDCVGTYFDASSESEFSNALDYVISQALNPTSAQVNLLDKFGNPTETNVNMTFYDHVSGKVKHNFIHTINRKGVPDTLIIDPLVTYDIVVHTIPPVVKDSVTIVSGKHTVIPIETPQGYLRLKIDGYDASMRGLQCIVRRNDEHETINVQNFGHTEKYLTGLYDLEVLCLPRIYIDDVEILQSSTTTVEIPVPGIAVLTKSTLGYGSVYLEKGDSLEWVYNFRENNPNQETLILQPGTYRVIFRAKYID, encoded by the coding sequence ATGAAACGTATCTGCAAGATAGGTTTGATAGTGTTACTGCTTTTAGGGTCAGGAACTGCCATGTCCCAGGAGCCACAGTTTCAGAATCAAACCCCACCCGTTACCCGGATTATTTTCGTTTTCGACTTTTCACAAAGTATGTTTGGTCTCTGGCAAAGCGACCAGAAGATCAATATTGCACGCAAACTGCTGTCAAAGGTGCTCGATAGTCTCAAGACCAAGAACAATGTTGAACTGGCTTTAAGGGCATATGGTCACCTTAAAGAATATCCGCCTCAGGACTGTGATGACACCAGGCTTGAGGTTCCTTTCGGAAAAAACAACCACGAGCAGATAAAGAGCAGGCTCAGAAACATTGAACCACGCGGCACAACACCTATTGCATATGCACTCCAGAAAGCCGGCGACGATTTTCCTCCGTGCGACAATTGCCGTAATGTGGTTGTTCTGATTACCGATGGAATTGAAGAGTGCGGAGGTGATCCGTGTGCGGTTTCGCAGGAGCTGCAGAGGAAAGGTATTATCCTCAAACCATTTATCATCGGAATAGGCAGGAATTTTGAAATTGAGTTCGATTGTGTAGGTACGTATTTTGATGCCAGCAGTGAGAGCGAATTCAGCAACGCCCTGGATTATGTGATTTCACAGGCTCTAAACCCAACATCTGCCCAGGTAAACCTTCTCGACAAATTCGGTAATCCCACCGAAACCAATGTTAACATGACCTTCTACGATCATGTTTCCGGGAAGGTAAAGCATAATTTTATTCATACCATAAACCGGAAAGGGGTTCCTGATACACTGATCATCGATCCTTTGGTTACTTACGATATTGTTGTTCATACTATTCCTCCTGTTGTGAAAGACAGTGTTACTATTGTTTCAGGAAAGCATACCGTCATCCCCATCGAAACCCCACAAGGTTATCTGAGGTTGAAGATCGACGGATATGATGCCTCCATGCGTGGGCTTCAGTGCATCGTCCGTCGGAATGATGAACATGAAACCATCAACGTACAAAACTTTGGGCATACGGAAAAGTACCTGACCGGGTTGTACGACCTGGAAGTCCTATGTCTACCCAGAATTTATATAGATGACGTAGAAATTTTACAAAGTTCGACGACCACTGTCGAGATACCGGTTCCGGGGATTGCCGTTCTCACCAAATCGACACTTGGTTACGGCAGTGTTTATCTCGAAAAGGGCGATTCTCTCGAGTGGGTCTATAATTTTCGGGAGAACAATCCCAACCAGGAAACACTTATCCTGCAGCCCGGAACATACAGGGTGATTTTCAGGGCGAAATACATCGATTAA
- a CDS encoding ATP-binding cassette domain-containing protein, with translation MMLKLEGISVKVGEFRIKDISLEISEGDYFMLLGPSGAGKSVLLEIIAGLTLPDKGKVFLQGKDITREKMRNRNISMIFQGNTIFPHMSVRKNLAYALASRNLTNKTRQDIIRTNAEKTGITHLLGRMPGTLSGGEIQRVIIARALGTQPNCLLLDEPLSSIDVQLKDNIIDLLREINKGGMTVIHVTHDYHEAFSLAHRMAIMDNGTILQHGTPEEIIRLPRSGFVARFMGLHNYYSAFSTGKGELILEEKLRLHIDHKTGPGEMKVLIPQPAIHIGYEDNTPNQKNCFSGKLQRIIRYPGQCELSVNIGISLIINITETHPLAGRLKEGDDIHVTLNAGQITFLGHR, from the coding sequence ATGATGCTGAAACTCGAAGGTATATCGGTAAAGGTTGGAGAATTCAGGATAAAGGATATCTCCCTTGAGATTTCTGAAGGCGATTATTTCATGCTTTTAGGTCCGTCCGGAGCCGGCAAGTCGGTTTTGCTCGAAATTATCGCAGGACTAACCTTGCCCGACAAAGGCAAAGTTTTTCTGCAGGGGAAAGACATCACCCGGGAAAAAATGAGGAATCGAAATATCAGCATGATCTTCCAGGGAAATACCATTTTCCCCCACATGAGCGTAAGAAAGAACCTTGCCTATGCCCTGGCTTCCAGAAACCTAACAAACAAAACCAGACAGGATATCATAAGGACAAACGCAGAAAAAACAGGAATTACGCATTTGCTTGGACGTATGCCGGGTACTTTATCCGGAGGCGAGATACAGAGGGTCATTATTGCCCGGGCCCTGGGTACACAGCCCAATTGCCTCTTGCTCGACGAACCGCTTTCGTCTATCGATGTGCAACTTAAAGATAATATCATTGATTTGCTCCGCGAAATCAACAAAGGGGGCATGACGGTAATACATGTCACCCACGATTACCATGAAGCATTTTCCCTTGCTCACCGTATGGCAATTATGGATAACGGAACCATCCTGCAACATGGAACGCCTGAGGAAATCATCCGTCTTCCCCGGTCAGGTTTTGTTGCCCGATTCATGGGACTTCATAACTATTACAGTGCTTTTTCAACCGGAAAGGGTGAACTTATCCTGGAGGAAAAACTACGCCTTCACATTGATCATAAAACAGGTCCGGGTGAAATGAAGGTATTGATTCCTCAACCTGCCATTCATATTGGATATGAAGACAATACACCCAATCAGAAAAACTGTTTTTCAGGAAAGCTACAAAGAATTATCCGTTATCCCGGTCAGTGCGAATTGTCTGTAAATATTGGCATATCCCTGATAATCAACATTACCGAAACACATCCCCTTGCCGGTAGGTTAAAAGAGGGTGATGATATCCATGTAACTCTGAATGCAGGTCAGATCACTTTCCTGGGTCACCGGTAA
- a CDS encoding cytochrome c biogenesis protein, with amino-acid sequence MNKKLRSFLIWVLVTLFTFAIAYYQRSTGPTYDKKGEIIIDDNVYKYKMIRSHGGEGDAICHLLIPDTSVSGFYIYQKINSNEEETRENLKRKGDTLFLAIPHQPPAGKVRYNVFLEKDSKEYSLTEESVVVRFKGYVPLSVLIPHVIIMFLAMLFSTRTGIEALIKGKNTLPFTVITVILFFTGGLILGPVVQKYAFGAYWTGWPFGHDLTDNKTLVAFIVWLIALIRLFRNRSNRGWVIAAAIVLLAVYLVPHSMFGSELDYSTGEVGTGNQ; translated from the coding sequence ATGAATAAAAAACTTCGGAGTTTCCTGATTTGGGTGCTTGTGACCCTATTTACCTTTGCCATTGCTTACTATCAGCGTTCCACCGGACCAACCTATGATAAAAAGGGAGAAATCATCATTGATGATAATGTTTATAAATATAAGATGATCAGATCTCACGGAGGTGAAGGAGATGCCATTTGCCATTTGCTTATACCCGACACCTCAGTTTCAGGATTTTATATATACCAAAAGATCAATTCGAATGAAGAGGAAACGAGGGAAAATTTAAAAAGGAAAGGTGATACGCTGTTTCTCGCCATCCCACACCAGCCACCCGCCGGAAAAGTGAGATATAATGTTTTCCTGGAAAAAGACAGTAAAGAATATTCCCTTACTGAGGAATCCGTTGTAGTGAGGTTTAAAGGCTATGTGCCTCTATCTGTTTTAATACCCCATGTAATCATTATGTTCCTGGCCATGCTTTTTTCGACCCGGACGGGTATAGAAGCTTTGATAAAGGGCAAAAACACCTTACCATTCACTGTGATCACAGTGATTTTGTTCTTTACAGGAGGGTTGATACTGGGACCGGTTGTACAAAAATACGCCTTCGGGGCTTACTGGACCGGCTGGCCTTTCGGACATGACCTTACAGACAATAAAACGCTGGTTGCTTTTATCGTCTGGCTGATCGCGCTGATCCGGCTTTTCAGGAACCGGTCAAACAGAGGCTGGGTGATTGCCGCCGCCATCGTACTTTTAGCTGTTTATCTGGTACCACACAGCATGTTCGGTTCCGAGCTCGACTATAGCACAGGTGAAGTAGGGACAGGAAACCAGTAA
- a CDS encoding serine hydrolase: MNHQALIRFAVILLAIRLLPGQYEVLAQDDRHLATVWADSVMSTLTPEERAGQLILVRANDPGKPYDKKIAKYISDYNIGGVVFFRGQPAAQLRQTNEWQAMAKTPLLVAIDAEWGVGMRIDSIITFPYQMTLGAIQDDSLLYRMGVEVGKQCHRMGIHMNFAPVVDINSNPANPVIGMRSFGQSRENVSRKGIMYMKGMQSQGILTVAKHFPGHGDTGTDSHYTLPLLTHDKSRLDSLELYPFREMIRNGTDAIMTAHLYIPALEKTGQRPSTLSGSVIDTLLKKQMGFEGLVITDALDMKGVTAYFSPGEIEVMALQAGNDILLMPQDIPRAMKAIREAVSSGSLSQETIDQRCRKVLISKYLSGLNDRDTVRLCDPKREINNVDARVLRRQLFADAITLLRNKQDLVPLKRLDTLSIACLSIGPGTYFQDMLAKYAPVTCVKSGTAPGEKEISMIMDKLEGYNLVIIDIHGNRAFSPPYYGIDPSALNLVREVTARHKSILNIFACPYSLSHFGDTLTDAIIMSYQDDPDAQEISAQMIFGGIEASGILPVSAGTFPEKTGISTRSVRLSHSLPAELGIDESSLASIDSIVLEGIKQKAFPGCQVLAAKNGKIFYNKSFGYHTYDSKIAVKENDIYDLASITKIAAMTPVIMKLTDDSLIDPDYRLSSYLPFLKRTDKENIIISEVLAHQSGFRSWIPYYLHVLDSNQVPDTALFSRSIDEEHTVRVAENLYTSPWFRNVIIDSIRFSGLKDNKEYKYSDLGFYLLAIAAESITNRPLQDYVEEHFYQRLGLQNTGYLPRRHHSLNRIIPTENDKAFRHQLIHGDVHDQGAALLGGVSGHAGLFSNAEDIAVIMQMYMNFGTYGGERYIDSLTIRQFTRVQFPLLENRRGLGFDKPMLDYQEGGPNCRSASPSSFGHSGFTGTYAWADPENDLIFVFLSNRIHPDATNNKISELNIRTTIHQAFYDLFNTSNTNPANE, translated from the coding sequence ATGAATCACCAGGCGCTCATCAGGTTTGCAGTGATATTACTGGCAATCCGCTTATTACCCGGACAATACGAGGTATTGGCGCAGGATGACCGGCATTTAGCCACTGTCTGGGCGGATTCGGTAATGTCAACGCTTACACCCGAAGAACGGGCCGGGCAATTGATCCTGGTGAGAGCCAACGACCCCGGAAAACCTTACGACAAAAAGATAGCAAAATACATTTCCGATTATAATATCGGAGGAGTGGTATTTTTCAGGGGGCAACCTGCTGCACAGTTGCGACAAACGAACGAATGGCAGGCCATGGCTAAAACACCCTTGCTGGTTGCCATTGATGCAGAATGGGGTGTAGGTATGCGTATTGATAGCATAATTACTTTCCCTTACCAAATGACTTTAGGAGCTATTCAGGATGATTCCCTCCTTTACAGGATGGGGGTAGAAGTTGGGAAACAATGTCACAGAATGGGCATTCATATGAATTTTGCCCCGGTTGTTGACATCAACTCCAATCCTGCCAATCCGGTTATCGGGATGCGATCGTTCGGTCAATCCCGCGAAAATGTTTCCAGGAAAGGGATTATGTATATGAAGGGAATGCAGTCGCAAGGGATCCTTACCGTGGCAAAACATTTTCCCGGCCACGGTGACACCGGAACCGATTCGCATTATACCCTACCTTTACTGACACATGATAAATCCAGACTCGACTCCCTGGAGCTTTATCCCTTTCGCGAAATGATCCGAAATGGAACCGATGCGATCATGACAGCCCATCTTTACATCCCGGCACTGGAGAAAACCGGGCAGAGACCATCCACCCTTTCCGGTTCTGTGATCGACACCTTGTTAAAAAAACAAATGGGTTTCGAAGGACTGGTGATCACCGATGCCCTTGACATGAAAGGCGTTACTGCATATTTCAGTCCGGGTGAGATTGAAGTAATGGCCCTGCAGGCCGGTAACGATATCCTTTTGATGCCCCAGGATATACCCCGCGCCATGAAAGCCATCCGGGAGGCTGTTTCTTCAGGAAGCCTTTCCCAGGAAACTATTGATCAACGTTGCAGAAAGGTTCTGATAAGCAAATACTTATCGGGGTTGAATGATAGGGATACTGTCAGGTTATGCGATCCTAAGCGAGAAATCAACAACGTTGATGCCAGGGTATTGCGCCGGCAGCTTTTTGCTGATGCCATTACCCTTTTAAGAAACAAACAGGACCTCGTTCCCCTCAAAAGGCTGGATACCCTGAGCATTGCCTGCCTGTCGATAGGTCCGGGTACGTATTTCCAGGATATGCTTGCGAAATACGCTCCCGTCACATGCGTGAAATCCGGCACTGCGCCCGGAGAAAAGGAAATATCTATGATCATGGATAAACTTGAAGGCTATAATCTTGTGATAATAGATATACATGGTAACCGTGCCTTCTCTCCACCCTATTACGGAATTGATCCTTCTGCCTTGAATCTTGTAAGGGAAGTCACAGCCCGTCATAAATCCATCCTGAATATTTTTGCCTGCCCGTACTCCTTATCTCATTTTGGAGACACCCTTACCGATGCCATCATCATGTCGTACCAGGATGACCCGGATGCACAGGAAATCAGCGCACAAATGATTTTCGGAGGTATTGAAGCATCGGGCATATTACCGGTAAGTGCAGGCACATTTCCTGAAAAAACCGGAATCAGTACCCGGTCTGTCAGACTCAGCCATTCTTTGCCCGCTGAGCTGGGAATTGACGAATCCTCACTGGCATCAATAGATTCAATTGTGCTTGAGGGAATCAAGCAAAAGGCTTTTCCAGGATGCCAGGTACTGGCTGCCAAAAACGGGAAAATATTTTACAATAAGAGTTTTGGCTATCACACCTATGACAGCAAAATAGCGGTGAAAGAAAACGACATTTACGATCTGGCCTCAATCACGAAAATAGCAGCCATGACTCCCGTGATCATGAAACTTACTGACGACAGTCTGATAGATCCGGATTATCGGCTTTCGTCATATCTCCCTTTCCTGAAAAGAACCGACAAAGAAAACATCATCATCAGCGAGGTTTTGGCGCATCAATCCGGATTCAGGTCATGGATACCCTATTACCTTCATGTTCTTGATTCGAACCAGGTGCCAGATACAGCTCTTTTCAGCAGGAGCATTGACGAGGAGCACACGGTAAGGGTTGCTGAAAACCTTTACACAAGTCCCTGGTTCAGGAATGTGATCATTGACAGCATAAGGTTTTCCGGGTTAAAGGACAATAAAGAATATAAATACAGCGACCTTGGGTTTTACCTGTTGGCCATTGCTGCTGAAAGCATTACCAACCGGCCGCTTCAGGACTATGTAGAGGAGCATTTCTACCAAAGGCTTGGGCTTCAGAATACGGGATATCTACCCAGGAGGCATCACAGCCTTAACCGTATCATTCCAACGGAAAATGACAAAGCATTCCGGCATCAATTGATCCATGGAGACGTACACGATCAGGGTGCCGCCTTGCTCGGCGGGGTGTCGGGCCATGCAGGGCTTTTTTCCAATGCAGAAGATATTGCCGTTATCATGCAGATGTATATGAATTTTGGGACTTATGGCGGAGAGAGATATATCGATAGCCTTACCATCCGCCAATTCACCCGTGTCCAATTCCCTTTGCTTGAAAACCGGCGTGGTTTGGGATTCGATAAACCCATGCTGGATTATCAGGAAGGCGGCCCCAACTGCCGCTCAGCTTCACCTTCCAGTTTCGGTCATAGCGGATTCACCGGAACCTATGCCTGGGCAGATCCCGAAAACGATTTGATCTTTGTTTTCCTTTCGAACAGGATACATCCCGATGCCACCAACAATAAAATCTCTGAACTAAACATACGAACAACAATACATCAGGCATTTTACGATTTGTTTAACACTTCAAACACCAACCCTGCGAATGAATAA